Proteins from one Oryza sativa Japonica Group chromosome 12, ASM3414082v1 genomic window:
- the LOC107277066 gene encoding auxin-binding protein 4 — protein sequence MCHQSWLERVLTVSGVCSDNSVVKDIRQMPQGTLAHGMKEVEVCLQTFGPGQRTPIHRHSCEEVFVVLKGKGTLFLGSSSMKYPGQPQEIPVFQNSTFTIPVNDPHQVWNSDEHEDLQVIVVISRPPIKVFFYDDWNMPHTAAKLQFPIFWDEECLIAPKDEL from the exons ATGTGCCACCAATCTTGGCTTGAGCGAGTGCTAACTGTATCTGGTGTATGTTCAGACAATTCAGTGGTGAAAGACATTAGACAAATGCCCCAAGGCACGCTAGCTCATGGAATGAAGG AGGTGGAAGTGTGCCTTCAGACATTTGGTCCAGGCCAAAGGACACCCATCCACAGGCACTCATGTGAGGAAgtttttgttgtgttgaaaGGGAAAGGCACACTCTTTCTGGGATCAAGCTCAATGAAGTACCCTGGCCAGCCTCAGGAGATCCCTGTCTTTCAGAACAGCACATTTACTATCCCTGTAAATGATCCTCACCAG GTTTGGAATTCTGATGAGCATGAGGATTTGCAGGTTATTGTGGTCATATCGCGCCCGCCTATCAAAGT GTTTTTCTACGATGACTGGAATATGCCTCACACGGCTGCAAAACTGCAGTTCCCCATCTTCTGGGACGAGGAATGCTTAATTGCACCTAAAGATGAACTCTAG
- the LOC4352396 gene encoding auxin-binding protein 4, producing the protein METRTGPTAAGGHGAHLAGAGRGALLLALVVVSAAAFLPVAESSCPRDNSLVKDVSKMYQSNYGREGFSHITIAGALAHGMKEVEVWLQTFGPGQRTPIHRHSCEEVFVVLKGKGTLLLGSSSMKYPGQPQEIPVFQNSTFSVPVNDPHQVWNSDEHEDLQVLVIISRPPVKIFTYDDWSVPHTAAKLKFPYFWDEDCLPAPKDEL; encoded by the exons atggagacTAGAACTGGACCAActgccgccggcggccatggcgcccacctcgccggcgccggccgcggcgccctcctcctcgcgctcgtcgtcgtctctgccgccgccttcctccccgTAGCCGAATCGTCCTGCCCGCGAG ACAATTCGCTTGTGAAAGATGTTAGCAAAATGTACCAAAGCAACTATGGAAGGGAAGGGTTCTCACATATAACCATTGCTGGTGCCCTAGCTCATGGAATGAAGGAG GTGGAAGTGTGGCTTCAGACATTTGGACCAGGGCAAAGGACGCCGATCCACAGGCACTCGTGCGAGGAAGTTTTTGTCGTCTTGAAAGGGAAAGGGACACTCTTGCTGGGGTCAAGCTCAATGAAGTATCCAGGGCAGCCTCAGGAGATTCCCGTCTTTCAGAATAGCACATTCTCTGTTCCTGTAAATGATCCGCACCAG GTTTGGAATTCTGATGAACATGAGGATTTGCAGGTGCTTGTGATCATTTCGCGCCCACCTGTCAAGAT ATTTACATATGACGATTGGAGTGTGCCTCATACAGCAGCAAAACTGAAGTTCCCCTACTTCTGGGATGAGGACTGCTTACCAGCACCGAAGGATGAACTCTAG